Proteins from a single region of Dyadobacter fanqingshengii:
- a CDS encoding DUF4231 domain-containing protein produces the protein MPRIAITGHRNLLEPSNVRESIKHSLTYFKTKYENVEAMSALAVGADTIFVEEAFKQQLPVRYFLPFSITEYRKDFDTAESLALFDQLLYQNKNAHRVVSDLQNFNQAERNEAYLAVGKHLVDEADIILAVWDGQPAIGTGGTGDVVAYARQQGKEVHIIRGLRTQSSQEADEVLFKQLDNAAIRYKERFFQPAWYLGLFLAIVGVVFFAIGLAFEGQNSQSKLNMAGFEVLCIVLSAILIVYIARPFKDRFLDNRRNAEFLRTIRWFKQANVPLPLIDTNSFSRTSKRRKSIAIRPEITALEKVMAGFSANPRDFNDSKRKLWIFAEDQIDYHERKRLRPLQTKEKRIHQILYGLTWVFYLSISFKMVIEIFHFLHEKKWHLPHLPLDINLLLPYLNVLLIVVPSVFAVLESVRAFEEWERNQDEAEKMKGELLEVQNQIFISNEASSLAIASRILRMTLEKENSAWTDRVASLTPGVHI, from the coding sequence ATGCCCAGAATCGCCATCACCGGCCACCGGAATTTACTCGAACCATCAAACGTGCGTGAGAGTATCAAGCACAGTCTGACTTATTTCAAAACCAAATATGAAAACGTGGAAGCAATGTCGGCTCTCGCGGTAGGTGCGGATACAATTTTTGTGGAGGAAGCTTTCAAGCAGCAGCTGCCCGTTCGTTATTTTCTGCCGTTTTCAATAACCGAATACAGAAAAGATTTCGACACTGCCGAGAGCCTGGCTTTGTTTGATCAACTGCTATATCAGAACAAAAACGCTCATCGGGTGGTGAGCGACCTTCAAAATTTCAATCAAGCAGAGCGCAATGAAGCTTATTTAGCAGTCGGCAAACACTTAGTCGACGAAGCCGATATTATTTTGGCCGTGTGGGATGGTCAACCGGCAATCGGCACAGGGGGTACAGGCGATGTGGTTGCCTACGCCCGTCAGCAGGGCAAGGAAGTACATATTATCAGAGGATTGCGCACCCAATCATCGCAAGAGGCCGATGAGGTGCTTTTCAAACAATTAGACAATGCTGCCATCCGTTACAAAGAACGATTTTTTCAACCGGCCTGGTACCTAGGTTTGTTTTTGGCAATAGTGGGCGTGGTATTTTTCGCGATTGGGTTGGCCTTCGAGGGGCAAAACTCTCAGTCAAAACTCAACATGGCGGGTTTTGAAGTGCTTTGTATCGTACTTTCGGCCATTTTGATCGTGTATATAGCCCGACCATTCAAAGACCGTTTCCTTGACAATCGCCGAAATGCCGAGTTTCTCCGAACGATCCGATGGTTTAAACAGGCTAATGTACCATTGCCTCTGATTGACACTAATTCCTTTTCAAGGACCTCCAAAAGGCGTAAGTCAATTGCCATCAGGCCGGAAATCACAGCCTTAGAAAAAGTAATGGCAGGTTTTTCGGCAAATCCTAGGGATTTTAACGATTCAAAACGCAAGCTTTGGATATTTGCCGAGGATCAGATTGATTATCACGAACGGAAACGGCTAAGGCCCCTACAAACAAAAGAAAAAAGAATTCACCAGATTCTGTACGGGTTGACCTGGGTGTTTTATCTGTCGATCAGCTTTAAGATGGTAATTGAAATTTTTCACTTTTTACACGAGAAGAAATGGCATTTACCGCACCTCCCATTAGACATAAACCTCTTACTTCCATACCTTAATGTACTATTGATTGTAGTCCCCTCCGTCTTTGCGGTTTTAGAGAGCGTACGCGCCTTTGAAGAATGGGAACGCAACCAGGACGAAGCCGAGAAAATGAAAGGCGAACTTCTTGAGGTTCAAAACCAGATTTTCATCTCTAACGAAGCTTCCTCGCTGGCAATTGCAAGTCGGATCCTGCGTATGACACTTGAAAAGGAAAATTCCGCATGGACCGACCGGGTAGCTTCTTTGACACCAGGCGTACATATTTAG
- a CDS encoding ClpXP protease specificity-enhancing factor SspB translates to MSNVFISYAREDHWHAQKLYMDLRVADIDCWIDTKCLLPGMNWDNTIQNVIRNCKYFIFFISEHSNLNKRYLMRELELALEVQATLPVDRVFIIPIRLVNVAPSKSELEKYNYIDFFSSYDKGLGRILTVLEDAAKDPLVIRGGNVNVGRRAAIDFEPFEDVGGFIRDVLRSYPISSAFINPQHGLYFTFYTRHEQVIMPDYLREKYPDKMTLVLQYSYDAFMLYHHHLTIELLFDGKTEDLTIPYDSIFQLVSTMGFRIVRVDEKTVA, encoded by the coding sequence ATGAGCAACGTTTTCATAAGTTATGCAAGAGAAGACCATTGGCATGCGCAGAAATTATATATGGATCTCAGGGTCGCCGATATTGATTGTTGGATTGATACGAAATGCTTGTTGCCCGGAATGAACTGGGACAATACGATACAAAATGTCATCCGCAACTGCAAATATTTCATTTTCTTCATTTCCGAACATTCCAATTTAAATAAACGCTATCTGATGCGTGAATTAGAATTGGCCCTGGAGGTGCAAGCAACATTACCGGTCGACAGGGTTTTTATAATCCCAATTCGTTTAGTTAATGTCGCGCCTTCGAAATCCGAATTAGAAAAATACAATTACATTGATTTTTTCAGCTCCTATGACAAAGGTCTGGGGCGTATTCTAACGGTTCTTGAAGATGCAGCAAAAGATCCCTTAGTTATTCGGGGTGGGAACGTTAATGTGGGCAGACGAGCAGCTATTGACTTCGAACCATTTGAGGATGTGGGAGGGTTCATCCGCGACGTCTTGAGAAGCTATCCGATTTCCTCTGCATTTATTAATCCACAACACGGATTGTACTTTACTTTTTATACCAGACATGAACAGGTCATCATGCCTGACTACCTTAGGGAAAAATATCCCGACAAAATGACATTGGTGCTTCAATATTCTTACGATGCGTTTATGCTGTACCATCACCATCTAACAATTGAATTGTTATTTGATGGTAAAACCGAGGATCTAACAATTCCTTACGATTCTATTTTCCAATTGGTTTCGACGATGGGATTTAGAATAGTCAGGGTAGATGAGAAAACAGTTGCATAG
- a CDS encoding dynamin family protein, with the protein MDKANSDLANKLTTIAEKHQLLETVERIRAIDSAGIKIKVAFLGEFNSGKTTLINALLKKKLLPMFDTPTTAAITEISKSDTNEAFVLTVDEEGNEVKSPIDFYELAGHISASGPDKRIGVNLADSEFLDDTVLLIDTPGVSSINEIHTDITYGYLPSVDVAILILNPRLGDVPATLLDFLKQFPDDLLEKIYFVISRIDQVPDSTSNHVKNKIYHSLTQLVEHPKLMLVSGRSALEAINDPAAYQQSGIHQLISIIKEEVPLQKASVEAKRIHEMLRKEKDTIISLLKVKQNSLDWNTEEFDKTIREVRAEMQKLEQDRLQFRESFRELKRKNTTEISKTVLDYTDAIAQRLIEKEPYDELLHDMLDQVKRKIETGIQRLMNIQFSSIDLNLATLLKPHINKETSTILDTAHLLTDAVTFAVTIWVAPGSSAAVELGEFIAGATVIATQEAGNTGNPHGTRKGILNAIGKTARAAGKLVKELNPFEKIKKGILPYVIQPKLSKSLIRKVTENVNAVYELIEESLNNEIQQKYEIPLHGKEEILIQTKKLKKEHLSQIESLKESVTADITFLELMD; encoded by the coding sequence ATGGATAAAGCCAATTCAGACTTAGCAAATAAACTGACCACCATTGCCGAAAAACACCAGTTGCTCGAAACTGTTGAGCGAATCCGGGCGATCGATTCCGCTGGGATTAAAATAAAAGTAGCTTTTTTGGGAGAGTTTAATTCGGGCAAGACGACGCTCATCAACGCCCTGTTGAAGAAAAAACTTTTACCCATGTTTGACACGCCGACTACTGCCGCGATTACCGAGATCAGCAAGTCTGATACGAACGAGGCGTTTGTACTGACGGTGGATGAAGAAGGAAATGAAGTAAAGTCACCCATTGATTTCTACGAGCTGGCCGGGCATATTTCTGCATCGGGGCCCGACAAAAGGATCGGCGTCAACCTGGCGGACAGCGAGTTTCTGGACGATACGGTGCTTTTAATCGATACGCCGGGTGTGTCATCTATCAATGAAATCCATACCGATATCACCTATGGCTATCTGCCGAGTGTCGACGTTGCAATTCTGATACTTAATCCTCGTCTGGGAGATGTTCCGGCCACCCTGCTGGATTTTTTAAAACAATTTCCCGACGATCTGCTGGAGAAAATCTATTTTGTTATTTCCCGAATTGATCAGGTACCGGACAGTACATCGAACCATGTTAAAAACAAAATTTACCATTCGCTAACGCAACTGGTCGAACACCCGAAGCTTATGCTGGTTTCAGGCAGATCCGCACTGGAGGCGATAAACGACCCGGCTGCGTATCAGCAATCGGGAATCCATCAACTTATCTCGATAATAAAGGAAGAAGTTCCCTTGCAAAAGGCATCCGTTGAAGCAAAGAGAATCCACGAGATGCTCCGGAAGGAAAAGGATACCATCATTAGCCTGTTGAAAGTAAAACAGAATTCACTGGACTGGAATACTGAAGAGTTCGATAAAACCATTCGGGAAGTCCGGGCTGAAATGCAAAAACTCGAGCAGGACCGGCTTCAGTTCCGGGAAAGTTTTCGGGAGTTAAAGCGAAAAAACACGACCGAAATTAGTAAAACAGTACTGGATTATACCGATGCCATCGCACAGAGGCTGATCGAAAAGGAGCCGTATGACGAGCTTCTGCACGATATGCTGGACCAGGTGAAGCGGAAAATTGAAACCGGGATTCAGCGCCTGATGAATATTCAGTTTTCCTCCATCGATCTGAACCTGGCCACATTGCTGAAGCCACATATCAACAAAGAAACGTCCACAATTTTAGATACCGCCCATTTACTGACTGATGCCGTAACGTTTGCCGTCACCATCTGGGTAGCGCCGGGGTCGTCGGCAGCCGTAGAACTGGGAGAGTTTATCGCCGGAGCGACCGTCATAGCCACGCAGGAAGCCGGTAATACAGGAAACCCTCATGGTACCAGAAAAGGCATATTAAACGCGATCGGCAAAACTGCCAGAGCGGCCGGCAAACTGGTGAAGGAGCTGAACCCCTTCGAGAAAATTAAAAAAGGGATTCTCCCATACGTAATCCAGCCAAAATTATCGAAATCCCTGATCAGGAAAGTGACGGAAAATGTCAATGCAGTCTACGAATTGATCGAAGAGTCGCTGAATAACGAAATTCAGCAGAAATACGAAATTCCATTACACGGAAAAGAAGAGATTCTGATCCAGACCAAAAAACTAAAAAAAGAACATCTTAGTCAGATTGAATCCCTTAAAGAATCAGTAACTGCAGATATTACATTCCTGGAATTAATGGATTAG
- a CDS encoding dynamin family protein — translation MSSFVKTFEERKAALFKTFDRLSEEGFIPCTNGEVNYTSDTIEEYKNNLNKQQFYVSVCGQIKAGKSTFLNYLLFKDKAVLPTAPTPWTAKLTRISFGETDHAIVYFYTTSEWAALKHLVVRDENEKEVNYFDKYLRDALNYSASQNVYDREIIQEKRLSHTLTDLNKLATYISSEGAYMPFVSYVEIYVNNPLVRHVIIVDTPGINDPNELRSRITTDFIHLSSAVVYLFAATMPLDIADFKFIDRYLFSIPSSKIIFALAQCDQAEHIDHLTGYIEKHLRNKPELKERNLLANDKVYPFSTMAAIINYKRQHQLPLNEEEAFYAAGMQPELIEANGFFEELVSGIDQRVMSEKAADVLDDAVNKIKTICSLQIKNLLSAIALEELKINDLQLSSAQLNAKVERVNGWMQEINEQITDLQQQKSDVTRSIENKIIGESSDIKESALQEYHNWIEVQSVEKALKISGHEIKSIISREIRKHINQTFIKDSFAPLKKYQEEAKNFLRAITNELMPVSRWGHLFEPIISVHKIIEDSLKSANDNFGRLEKLRENFMLFWTKREATNANLINEAGHIIEGIIDDFSQQLTSNVNKELENFFSELTHQVRKYSAAYSEDLRKLQNNLGDHSVGIEDNKKQLELLMADSNRLQQTYHQIKQTLSVE, via the coding sequence ATGAGTAGTTTCGTAAAAACATTTGAGGAACGCAAGGCCGCTTTATTCAAAACGTTTGATCGGCTGAGTGAAGAAGGATTCATTCCCTGTACGAACGGCGAAGTGAACTACACCAGCGACACGATCGAAGAATATAAGAATAACCTCAATAAACAACAGTTTTATGTAAGCGTATGCGGTCAGATCAAAGCTGGCAAATCGACATTTCTGAATTACCTTTTATTTAAAGATAAAGCCGTATTACCGACGGCCCCTACTCCATGGACCGCCAAGCTCACCCGGATCAGCTTCGGTGAAACGGATCACGCGATTGTGTATTTCTATACGACCTCCGAATGGGCGGCATTGAAACACCTGGTGGTGCGCGATGAAAACGAAAAGGAAGTCAATTACTTCGATAAATACCTGAGAGACGCTCTCAATTATTCCGCCTCTCAGAATGTATATGACCGGGAAATAATCCAGGAGAAACGGCTGTCCCATACCCTGACGGATTTGAATAAGCTGGCGACCTATATTTCCAGTGAAGGAGCTTATATGCCGTTTGTTTCTTATGTGGAGATTTATGTAAATAATCCTTTGGTCCGGCATGTCATTATCGTTGACACCCCCGGCATTAATGATCCCAATGAACTCCGATCCCGGATTACGACCGACTTCATTCATTTATCCTCGGCCGTCGTTTATTTATTTGCCGCTACCATGCCGTTGGATATCGCCGATTTTAAATTTATCGATCGCTATCTGTTTTCAATCCCGTCCTCAAAAATAATCTTTGCATTAGCGCAATGTGATCAGGCAGAACACATCGACCACCTTACCGGATATATTGAAAAACATTTGCGCAATAAGCCCGAACTGAAAGAAAGGAACCTGCTCGCCAATGATAAGGTATATCCGTTCTCTACCATGGCGGCCATCATTAACTATAAACGGCAACACCAGCTTCCGCTGAATGAGGAAGAAGCATTTTATGCAGCTGGCATGCAGCCGGAGCTCATTGAGGCCAATGGTTTTTTTGAGGAGTTGGTTTCGGGAATCGACCAACGCGTCATGAGTGAAAAAGCAGCAGATGTACTGGACGATGCTGTGAATAAGATCAAGACCATATGTTCGCTGCAAATCAAGAATCTATTATCAGCTATTGCCCTCGAGGAACTGAAAATAAATGACTTGCAGTTGTCATCTGCGCAACTGAATGCTAAGGTTGAGCGGGTGAACGGATGGATGCAGGAAATTAATGAGCAGATTACTGATCTCCAGCAACAGAAATCTGATGTCACTCGGAGTATCGAAAACAAAATAATTGGTGAAAGTTCAGATATAAAAGAATCTGCTTTGCAAGAGTACCATAACTGGATTGAGGTGCAAAGTGTAGAGAAAGCATTAAAAATTTCTGGTCATGAGATCAAATCGATTATTTCGAGGGAAATCAGAAAACATATTAATCAGACATTTATTAAGGACAGCTTTGCACCTCTGAAGAAGTACCAGGAAGAAGCTAAAAATTTCTTAAGGGCAATTACGAATGAATTAATGCCCGTTAGCCGGTGGGGACATTTGTTTGAACCCATTATCTCGGTTCATAAAATTATCGAGGATTCTCTGAAATCTGCGAATGATAATTTCGGACGTCTGGAAAAGCTGCGAGAGAACTTTATGCTCTTCTGGACAAAACGAGAAGCAACCAATGCAAATTTGATCAATGAAGCCGGCCATATTATCGAAGGGATCATCGACGATTTTTCGCAACAATTAACCAGCAACGTCAATAAGGAATTGGAAAATTTTTTTTCGGAACTAACCCATCAGGTTCGGAAATATAGTGCAGCTTATTCGGAAGATCTTCGCAAATTGCAAAACAACCTGGGCGATCATTCGGTTGGCATTGAGGACAACAAAAAACAACTGGAACTGTTAATGGCCGATTCCAATCGGTTGCAGCAGACTTATCACCAGATTAAACAAACATTATCAGTAGAATGA
- a CDS encoding dynamin family protein, with translation MEKTIEEYFTDLEKFKKLHFEVIKSAENLGNDIDDLQQDYDSYVTYQSKLTSDLTKIATDNLPLTIGIVGNSNTGKSSLINSLIGAKFLGIDELPATSKITVLSYQEEKTPKIFKVGKDGKIEETTYEEYIRFGMHQHEDIVDKEAVNKLDYFEVHYPAEVLKKLQIVDTPGFSTLSEEDDAITKAYLKKTDLLLWIFDAGRGTITDLELKLLQEISDKRIIAIINRIDMKPPFQRAKIVESFASKFNFYKIFTYSAKEVFNYQKAVHHNTGIYNELIQESLGLLNSQKSFSITDNGVKLSLTHGSEVLFEKEKLIVFENEFIQFHDEILSFLQEIRQEVSDIKINAYFEELLSFHSTQLDLWKSWSPQLERILENRSTQYADFEKSIEKLKEKLGDRARKYYAELNNDLAGKLFDELFRFDYQEGGFFEADKHFIRMKALSDSDKEDIKEMLESDLDVFYNKLSKDLRTGLAKLDIELETNYELSITEILRDKFAQASYESVLGLINLWQDVQIGSNYSEIKDILYVNISLCVSENHFCDMALLMAKLTCTKVLENHESDHLRHRAIIEQLANVINMTIHE, from the coding sequence ATGGAAAAGACGATCGAAGAGTACTTTACAGACTTGGAGAAATTCAAAAAACTGCATTTTGAAGTAATCAAGTCGGCAGAGAATTTAGGAAACGATATCGATGATCTTCAGCAGGATTACGACTCATATGTAACCTATCAGTCGAAACTAACTTCGGATCTTACGAAAATCGCGACAGACAATCTCCCGTTGACGATCGGGATCGTCGGCAATTCCAATACCGGGAAATCCTCCCTGATCAATAGCCTGATCGGCGCCAAGTTTTTAGGAATCGATGAACTTCCGGCCACTTCCAAGATCACCGTACTATCCTATCAGGAGGAGAAAACACCTAAAATCTTCAAAGTGGGCAAGGATGGAAAAATTGAGGAAACCACCTACGAGGAATACATCCGGTTTGGCATGCATCAGCACGAGGACATCGTCGATAAGGAAGCGGTTAATAAGCTGGATTATTTCGAGGTTCATTATCCTGCGGAAGTCTTAAAAAAGCTCCAGATTGTGGATACGCCAGGGTTTTCTACGTTATCCGAAGAGGATGACGCCATTACGAAAGCTTATCTTAAGAAGACAGATCTGTTATTGTGGATTTTTGACGCCGGCAGAGGCACCATCACGGACCTGGAACTAAAACTTCTTCAGGAGATAAGTGACAAGCGGATCATCGCGATTATCAACCGAATTGATATGAAGCCCCCGTTTCAGCGGGCTAAGATTGTTGAAAGTTTTGCCTCAAAATTTAATTTTTATAAAATATTTACCTACTCGGCAAAAGAGGTTTTCAATTATCAAAAAGCCGTTCATCATAACACCGGGATATACAATGAATTAATTCAGGAATCACTTGGCCTTTTAAATTCGCAAAAAAGCTTTTCCATAACGGATAACGGCGTTAAGTTATCGCTGACGCATGGTTCGGAGGTGCTGTTTGAAAAGGAAAAATTAATCGTTTTCGAAAATGAATTTATACAATTTCATGACGAGATTCTGTCGTTTTTGCAGGAGATCCGGCAAGAAGTATCCGACATCAAGATCAATGCTTATTTTGAAGAATTACTTTCATTTCACAGCACTCAACTTGACTTATGGAAATCATGGAGCCCTCAATTGGAGAGGATTTTAGAAAATAGAAGCACCCAATACGCCGACTTCGAGAAATCGATTGAAAAATTAAAAGAAAAGCTCGGCGATCGTGCCCGTAAATATTACGCCGAGTTGAATAATGATTTGGCAGGTAAATTATTTGACGAGCTCTTTCGGTTCGATTACCAGGAAGGCGGTTTTTTTGAGGCTGACAAACATTTCATACGAATGAAAGCGCTGTCAGATTCTGACAAAGAGGATATTAAGGAAATGCTGGAGTCCGACTTAGATGTCTTTTACAACAAACTGTCCAAAGATTTAAGGACTGGTCTGGCTAAACTTGACATAGAGCTTGAAACCAATTACGAGTTAAGCATTACCGAAATCCTCAGGGATAAATTTGCCCAGGCATCCTATGAAAGCGTTTTAGGCCTTATCAATCTATGGCAGGATGTTCAGATCGGTAGCAATTATTCGGAAATCAAAGATATATTATACGTCAATATCAGCCTGTGCGTATCCGAAAATCACTTCTGCGATATGGCACTGCTGATGGCTAAACTAACTTGTACCAAAGTTCTTGAAAACCACGAGTCGGACCATTTGCGCCATCGGGCGATTATTGAACAATTAGCCAACGTAATCAACATGACGATCCATGAGTAG